The nucleotide sequence CAGGTCGGCGCAGTCGGTGTCGGTGATCTCGTCGCCGCCCTCGGTGGTGAGGGTGGCGCCGTTGTTCAGACCGCCGTTCTCCCAGTTGTCGCCGGGCTCACCCGCACACGCGGCCGCCGTGTTGCCGTCGTCGTCCACCTCGAAGTTCGGCGGGACGTCGGCGACGACCGTGATGGTGTAGACGTGCGGCGCGTAGCCCTCGTCGTTCATGCCGGGCAGCGTCACATCCTCGGCGATGAGGGTGTCCTCGAGACCGTCCCAGTCCTCGTTCACGGAGACCCCGTCGGGGAAGTCCGTGACCTCGGCGTAGTCGACCTCGACGGTGTCGCCGAACAGCAGCTCGTCCTCGAGGTCGTAGGTGGTCTCGCCCGGCAGCAGGTTGTTCACCGTCAGGGTGTAGACGACCTCCCACTGACCGTCGTTGACGGGCTCGGCGGACACCAGCTCCTTGTCGAGGTCCGGCTCGCCGAGCGAGAGGCAGGCCTCGTCGTCGTCGGTGAGGTCGTTGTGCTCTATGCCGGTGCTGTTGGCCAGCCCGCCGTTCTCGCCGGAGTCCGGCTCGGGGCAGGTCATCGACTCCTCGGTGAGCGTCTCCTCGTCGAGGGAGAAGACCACCTGCACCTGGTAGGTGTGCACCCCGCCGGCGGCGAGCGGCACGTCCTCGGCGATGACGTTGACGGGGTCGCCGTCAGCGCCCTGGCCGGTCCAGGTGTCCAGCGCGGTGACGCCCTCGGGCGTGGTGACCACCTGGGCGTCCTCGACGAGGATCCCCTCGCCGTACCGGAGCTGGTCGCTGATGGTGTAGTCGCCGTCAGCCGCGCCCGTGTTCGACGCCACCAGGTCGTAGGTGATGGTCCACGTCCCGTCGCCGTTGGCGGTCGGGCCGGCGCTGACCGTCTTCTCGATGTCGATCGACGGCAGCGGCGCGCAGGCCTGGTCGTCCTCGGTCAGGCCGGACTCGTCGGTCAGCGTCGACGTGTTGTTGAACGCCGTGTCCGACGTCGGGTCCTCGCCCTCGCCGGGGCAGGCCGTCGGGTCCTCGCCGCCCTCACCGGGCACGAGCTGCAGCGGCGCTTCCGCGATCACCGTCAGCTCGTAGTGGTGCGGCGCGTACCCGTCGTCGTCGGTGCCCAGCAACGGCACCTGCTCGGCGATGACCAGCTGGTCCTGCCCGTTCCACGGCGGGTCGAACAGCGTGGCCTCGGCCGGCGACGCGGTGACGTCGGCGGACACGATGGTCACCTGGTCGGTGAAGTGCAGCTCGTCGGCCAGGTCGTAGAGCGTCGCCTGGACGCCCTTGTTGGTCACGTCGATGCCGTAGACGATCTCCCACTGGCCGTTGCCGATCGGCGTGGCCGAGATGAGCGTCTTGTCGTGGGTCGGCTGGCCGACCTCACGGCACTCGGTGTCGGTGTCCGGGTACCCGTTGAACGACGAGTTCGCGTCGTTGTAGAGCCCCGTGCCATCCTCACCGCCGTCGCCGGCCAGCGTGCAGTCCGACGGGTCGGGCTGGGCCGGCGGGTTGGGCAGGTTCACGGTGAACTGGACGGTGACGGTGTACTCGTGCGACTCCAGCGCGCCGATCGGCTCGTCCTCGACGATCAGCAGGTCGGTGACGCCGTCGTACTCCGGCCGGGTCGTGATGGTGCCCGGGACGGTGTTCGCCGCGACGACCGAGCCGTCGACGATCTCGATGCCGGTGCCGAAGCGCAGCGCGTCCTCGAGGTCGTAGTCGGTCGGCACCTCGGACTCGTTGGTGACGGTGAGGCCGTAGGTGATCTCCCAGACGCCGGGCTGGTTCTCCCGGTCCACCACGTGCGGCTCGGTGACGACGGTCTTGTCGAGCGTGACGATCGGCAGGTCGCCGCACTCGTCGTCGGTGAGGTCCTCGTGGTTGTCGGGGGACATCGTGGCGTGGTTGAACAGCCCCGTGGTCGGGTCGCCGGCCTGCTGGCCGTCGGTGCAGGCCAGGTTCTCCGGCGGCGCCGTCACCTCGCCGGTCTCCGGGTCGGTCGTCAGCGCGACGGTGACCTCGAGCGTGTAGACGTGCTCGCTGCCGTTCTCGACGGTCGACTGCGGCGCGATCGGCACCTCGCCGGTGACGACGTTGAGATCCGTCGTGCCGTCCCAGTTCGGGTTCAGCAGCCCGTCGGCCTCCGGCGGACCGGACACCACCTGCGTGTCGACCACCTCGATGCCGTCGCCGTACCCGGTCAGGTCGTCGGTGAGCAGGTACGCCCCCGGGATCATCCCGGTGTTCTCGGCGACCAGCTCGTAGACGACCGTCCACGTGCCGTCGTCGTCCGGATTCTCCGTCGGTCCGGACACCGTGCGTTTGTCGAACTCGTAGTCGATGTTGGCGTAGCCGAAGTCGATCGTGTGGTCGTTCTCGCCCGGTCCGCCGGTGGTGATGCCGGCGTACGGGAAGTCGCCGTCCTCGGTGGTCTCCACCAGGCCGTCGGAGTCGTTCCGGTTCGCGTCGACGGAGTTCGGGTCACCGGTGTCGGGCACCGTCGGATACCAGTTCTCCAGTGGCCCGCCGGGTTCGTAGTCGGCCGGGTTGTCGACGCCGACGACGTAGTCGGTGTGCGTCTGGAGCTGGTAGTCCTGGTCGTTGGACGAGAAGTAGTACTCGCCGTTCGCGTCCGTCGTCGTGGTGCTGACGAGAGTGCGGTTGCCGTCGGCGTCGACCTCGTACAGGTTGACGGTCGCGCCCGGCACCGGTTCTTCGTCCGGGTCCTGGATGCCGTCGTTGTCGTTGTCGAACCAGACGTAGTTGCCGATCTCGATCGGCGCCGCCGACGCCATCGCCGTCAGCTCGCCCAGGCTGTTGCCCTTGCCGGTCTCGCCGATGTCGTTGGTGCCGACGATGACGGCCGCACCGCGCGGCTCCACGAGCGTGCCGTTGTCCTGGAAGTACCGGCGGGTGCCGGCCTGGAAGCCGGCCTCGGCGACGTGGATCCCTGTCTCCATGATGCCGTCAGCGCGGCTGGGCACCACCAGCGTCGCACCGAGGTGCTCAGCGCTGTTCACCCAGGTGTCCATGAAGAACTTGCCAGGCTGACCATTGGGACCGTTCAGCGTCACCTGATTCGTCACCGCACCTGGCTGGCCGTTGACCACGCCGTTCTGCTCGATCGACCAGGTGCCGTCCCCGTTGGAGCCGGCCTTCAGCAGCTCACCGCCGAGCGACCGGGGGACCACGATCGTGTCGTCGTCCGGGGCGAGGTAGGCCAGGTGGCCGAAGAGATCGCCACCGAGATCGCGGACGCCTACGATCAGGTCGCCGTGCAGATAGCGCGCGTCGGCGACGATCGGCACGGAAGAGTACATGACCTGTCCCTGCAGGAACGTCGCCCATTGCGCGGAATTGGTGGTCCACGGCTGGTAGCTCGCGGGGTAGAGGCCCGCGAACAGGCCACGGTTGTAGTCCAGCGGGAAGTCCAGCACCTCGGTCAGGTTCGTCGGGTCGGCCGGGTCGAACGCGTACACGTAGGCGTGCAGGTCGGCGCGGTTGCCGGTCGACTCGGCCGTGTTGGTGACCGTCAGGTACATCTCGTTGGTCAACGGGTTCGCCGAGATGCCGTGCGGGCGTAGGTCACTGCCGTCCGGGAAGTACGCGTCCAACTCGTGCTCGGTCACCCCGAGCACCTGCGTGCCGTCGCGGCTGATCTCGACCTCGACCAGCGACCGGTTGTACAGGTTGACCGCGAACAGCGACTCCTGGTCGTTGGAGATCTCCATCGCGCCGAGGCCGGTGCGGCCTACCGTGTCCCACGCCTGGGCGTCCCGCAGCCAGTCGTAGGCCGGGTTGTCCAGGGCCATGACCGGCCGCAAGCCGTTCGGGTCGCCTGGCAGCGCGCCCGGGTCGGAGTCACTGCCGAGGTCGACGCCGTAGTCCGACAGGTTCACGAAGAGATCGGCGCTGGCCGTCGGCGAGGCCGGCGACCCGCCGTCCGGCGTGACCCGGTAGACGGCGTCGATCCCGCCCGGGCCGAGACCCGTGTGCCGCCGGACGTACGCCGAGGCGAACACGGTGCCGACGCCGCCAGGCTCCTCGGCCCGCTGCCACGCGGTGCCGTAGGTGGCGCCGATTTGGCCGAACGGCACCTGCATGCTGGTCGGCACCGCGGTCGTGGTGTTCGGGCTCATCGCTTCGTATTCGTGCGCCGCGCCGGCGAACTCGGTGGAGTGGACGCCGTCGTGACCGCCGAACCGGAATACCGGCAGGTAGACGTAGGGGTTGTTCTCGACGAACGCACCGGGTGTCTGGAACGAGAAGTCGACCTGGGTCGCGGGGACCGTGTCGATGAACTGCACGGTGGTGCCGTTGCTGCGCCCGGCCGCCCGGCCGACGACGGAGTCGCGCCACTCGGCCCACTCGGGTGTGTCGGGCACGTTCGCCTCGACCCGCCAGGGGCCGGCGTCACTCGTGACCGGCAGCGAGTAGTTGCCGCTCGCGTCCGTGATGGCAGGGCCGGCGACGTTGCCGTCGGCGTCGTAGGCGTAGACCTCGATGCCCTCGAGCAGGCCCGACGCCTCGAACGTGTCGTACGTGCCGTCGGAGTCGTAGTCCTGCCAGATCGTGCCGGTGATCGGGTCACCGACCGCGGCCTGCGCCGGGATCGTCGATGCGCCGGCGGCGCCGAGCACGGAACCCACGACGGCGAGCGATGCGAACACGCTCAGCGCTGACCGGGCCCGTTTCGGGCGAGCGGGGGCCGGATGGCCGTGGCCTCGTTCGTGGAGCGATCTCACGGGGGTCCTCCGTCACTGTCGCACAACTGCGGTTGCACATCCCGAGCCGGCGTGCTCCCGTGCGGGGGTACACGACGGCGCTGACCATGAAGAGTCCGTCCGCATGGCGTTCAGCACGCGGTGTGACACAGATCACGTTTCAGGTCGGAACTCCGTGACCCGAGTGTCCGAATTGCCAGGTGAGCGAGCCGCGGCCGTGCCTACACTCGGGCCCATGAGCAGTCCCGGGCGCCGTGCGGCGCTGGCCACGGCCGCACTTCTCGCGGCGCTCGTCGCGCTGGGCGGCTGCTCCGGCGACGACGATCCGGGCGCCGCGCCGAGCGCGTCTGGCCCGTCCGAGTCCGGCGAGGGGCCGCGGCCGCTGACCGGCGACGAGGCGCAGCGGCTGTCGATGATGCGATACACGAACTACACCGACGGCGTCCGCGCGGTCCGGTTCGAGGTGACCGACAGCGGCCGGACGTACACCGTCGACGGCTGGGCCGACTTCGCCCAGCACGTCGGCTATGCGAACGTCAGCCAGGACGGCGCCGACCCGGAGCTGGTGGCGTGGACGCTGTCGGAGCTCACGTCGCACGCGCCGGTCGGGCCCGCGGGCGAGGCCGGGCCGCCGCTGCCGCCGCCCGACGACACCGCGTGGACGTCGTCGACGCTGGTGCCGGAGCAGTCCCGGCTGCACGCGGTGCTGGCGCTGGTCTTCCAGGCCGCCAGCGACCGGCCGGACAACCCGCTGCTGCTGCAGCAGACCGACGCGCGCTGGCTGCGCTCCGACGAGGTCGACGGCGTGCGGGTCGACGTCGTCGCCGGGCCGACCGCCGACCGCGCCTACGACCCCGCGACCGCCACCACCGCGCCGGACGGCAGCGACGCGACGGTGCGGTACTGGCTGGACGAGCAGGGCCGGCTGCTGCGGCTCGAGACGCGCCTCGGCGGCGCGGGCGACTGGACCACCGTCGACTTCGCCGAGGCGCAAGGCGTGGACGTCGCTTCCGCGTTCCTCACGACCACGGCGCGCGGCTGATGAGCGAGCCCACCGAGCCGCCGGCCCCGGCCGGCCGCACCCGGCGCCGCGACCTGCTGCGCGGGCTGGCCGCGGCCGGCGCGGCCGCGGGCTTCGCGGGCGCCGCGGGGCTGGCCGCCGGTCGTGCGACGGCCGACGACGGCGACCGGCGGGCGGCGGCGTCGCAGGAGCCTTCCACCCCGGCCGCAGCGGGCGGGCGACGGGACGCCGTCGACGCGACCGGCGCCCACCAGGCCGGCATCGCCCGTCCGGGCACCCCGCAGCCGCACGGCCTGCTGCTGGTCCTCGACCTCGTCGCGACGCCGTCACCCACGGCGCCGTACCGCGACGCCGTCCGTGCCCTGTGCGCGCGGCTGGGCACCGCGATCCTCGACCTCACCGGTGAGCGAGCCGCGGAGGCCGGGCTGCTGGACGGGCCGGGCGACCTCACGGCGACGGTCGGGCTCGGCCCGCGGGTGGTCGCGGCGTTCGGCGCCGACCTGCCGGGCGCGGAGCCGCTGCCGGTGTTCGCCGCCGACGCCTCGGTGCCGCCCGAACGGACCGGCGGCGACCTGCTGATCGCCGTCTACGCCAGTGACCCGAACGACGTGCACCGGGCCGCCGCCTGGCTGACCGAGCGGGCCGCGCCCGACGCCGTCCCGCGCTGGTCGCAACGCGGCTTCCGGGCGCCCGGCACCGACACCATCGCGCGCAACCCGCTCGGCTTCCACGACGGCGTCATCGTCCCGCGCGACGCCGCTGAGCAGGACGAACACGTGTGGATCGCCGACGGCCCGCTGGCCGGCGGCTCGATCTGCGTCGTCCGGCGGCTCTGCCTCGACGCCGCCCGGTTCACCGCCGAGCCGGTCGAGCGGCAGGAGGCGGTCGTCGGCCGGCACCGCAACGACGGCTCACCGCTGTCCGGCGGCGGCCCGACCGGCGAGGTCGACCTGCTGGCCAAGACGCCCGACGGCCAGTACGTCACGCCGGCGCGGTCGCACGTGCGGGCCGCGCACCCGTCCGTCACCGGCAGCGCCCTGATGCTGCGCCGCGGCTACGCCTTCGACGACGGCGCGACGGACGCCGGGCTGCTGTTCATCTGCTTCCAGCGCGACCTGCGCACGTTCGCGCAGACCCAGTTCCGCCTCGACGAGGTCGACGACCTGGGCGAGTACGTCACCCCCACCGGCAGCGCGACGTTCCTCGTCCTGCCCGGCTTCGACGCCGACCACCCCCTCGGCGCGTCACTCCCATGATCATGTCCCTTCGCGGTCGCTGTAGAGCCTGTTGCTTTTTGTCTCGGCGTGGCGTCTGGCCTGGTTGATCATGGTTTGGAATGGTGCGGGTCATGGCGAAGGGATACCGGCCGGTCGATCGTGACCAGGCGTTTCTGTTGCCGCCGTCGATGACGGACTGGCTGCCCGGTGATCATCTGGTGTGGTTCGTGATCGCGGCGGTGAAGCGGATGGACACGACCGCGTTCCACGCCCGGGCCAGGCTCGGCTCGGTGGGCCGGCGGGGCTTCGACCCGGACATGCTGCTCACCTTGTTCATCTACGCGATGGCGCACGGGGTGTCCTCGTCGCGGCAGATCGAACGGTTGTGCGGCACCGATGTGGCGTTCCGGATCATCTGCGCCTCCGATGTGCCCGACCACACGGTGCTGGCCCGGTTCCGCCGCGACCACGGGCAGGCGCTGGAAGACCTGCTGACCGCGTCGCTGCTGCTGGCCACGGAACTGGGCATGGTCCGGCTCGGGACGGTGGCCTTCGACGGCACCAAGATCGCCGCGAACGCGTCGATGGGAGCGAACCGGTCCGAGGCGCACCTGCGCAAACTCGCCCGGCAGTATCTGGGTCGGGCCGCGGCCACCGATGACGCCGAAGATGAGCTGTTCGGCGAGGACCAGCGCGGGGACGAGCTGCCCGAGGACCTGACCGACCGGTCCCGCCGCGGTGAGCGGATCAGCCAGGCGCTGGCCGAGATCGGGCCTGTCAAGTTTTTCGTGTAAGACAGGGCAAACCTTTACCTTGATGTGACTTTTCTAGGTGAGTCGTCCTGGGAATTCCACGACCAGGAAGTTGAGTGCTTTCTTCCATCCATGGGTTCCGGTGCCTGATGCTCCTCCTCGTTTCCGGCTGATGTTACGGATCCCGAGAAAGAGCAGCTTCATGGCGGCGTCATCGTCGGGGAAGTGGCCGCGAGTCTTGGTGATCTTCCGCAGCTGGTAGTTGATTGATTCGATCAGGTTCGTCGTGTAGACGATTCGGCGTAGCTCGGCCGGGTAATCCAGGAACGGGATGAACTCGTTCCACGCATTCTTCCACACCTCGATCGCGCCGGGATACTGCTGCCCGAAATTCTGCTCGAATTCTTTCAACGCGATCTCGGCCGCCGCGACGCCGGGAGCGGTGTAGATGTGACGCATCGCCGTGGCGACCTTTTTCCGGTCGCCGTAGGAGATGAATCGCATCGTGTTGCGGATGACGTGCACGACACAGGTTTGCACGGTGACCTTGTCGAACACGCTGCGCGCGGCGTCAGGCAGCCCGGTGAGCCCGTCGCAGCACAGGATGAGGACGTCGCGCAGGCCCCGGTTGCGCAGCTGCGTGAGCACGTGCGCCCAGAACTTCGCGCCCTCCTCCGCGGCGATCCAGATCCCCAGCACGTCCTTCAACCCGTCGACGTCGACGCCCACGACCAGGTGTGCGGACTTCAGCGTGACCGAGCCGCGGTCGCGGACCCGGATCCGGATGGCGTCGACGTAGACGATCGGGTAGACCTCGTCGACCGGCCGGTTCTGCCACAGTGTGATCTCGTCCACGACCACGTCGGTGATCTTGGAGATCAGCGCCGGCGACGTGTTGATGTCGTAGATCTCCTTCAGGTGCGCCTCGATCTCCCGGGTCGATAGCCCGCGCGCATACAACGACAGAATGATGTCCTCGATCGCGCCGACACGCCGGGAGTGTTTCGGCACGATCTGCGGGGCGAATGTCGAATTCCGGTCTCGTGGCACGGTCACGTTCACCGGGCCGGCCGTCGTCGCGACCGTTTTGGCCGAACGCCCATTCCGGGAGTTCCCCGATCCGCGCCCAGCCGGATCACCGGGCTCATAACCGAGATGATCGGTCATCTCGGTCTCCAACGCCCGCTCCAGAACTCTCGACGTCAACCGATTCAACAACCCATGAACACCATCAACCGGTGTCCCGGACGACTCGGCATCCGCCAACAGATTATCAATCGCCTCATCCGGCAACACCGCCGCCAACCGACGAGCTGCCTCATCCGAGGAATCGACAACCTTCTCCTGCTCCGACACAAAGAATCCTCTCGCGGCCACGACGCAAACACGCCCGGACCAATCCTGGCCCACCCGGCCTTACACGAAAGATTCAACACGCCCCCGAGATCGAACGACGCCGGGCCGCCGAGCAGGCCGGGACCGAGGCCGAGCGGGCCGCGGCGGCGGAATACGTCGCGAAGGCCGGTGACCCGGCCGGCCGGGCTCCGACGGGGCAGGCACCGAAGGCCGCGGACCCGGTGGCGGTGGCTCGGGCCCGCTGGCAGCGTGAACACGACCGCGCCCAGGCCCGCTTCGACGCCTACCAGGTCAAGGCCGCCGCTGCGGCCGCACGAGGACACCGGCTGCCCGGCACCCCGACCGCGGCACCGGACGACCACCCCACGGTGATGCGGCTGCGCCAAGCCTACCAGGACGCCCTGGCCCGCCAGGCCGAACCGGCCACACCCGGCCCGGACACCACCACCAGCGCTCACCGGGCGAACCTGACCGACCCGGACTCCCGGCTGCTCAAGACCCGCAACGGCTGGATGCAGGGCTACAACTGCCAGACCGCGACCAGCGCCGACGGGTTCATCATCTCCGCCCGCGCGACCCAGGACGCCAACGACGTGCACCAGTTCGTCCCGACCATGAACGACGTCACCGCCACCGCCGGCATGCTGGCCGAGCACACCGGCCGTGACGACCTCGCCGTGGGCACCATGATCGGCGACGCCGGCTACGACAGCCACGCCAACCTGACCGCGCCCGGCCCGGACCGGCTCATCGCCAACGCCACCCGACGCGACCTGAAC is from Jiangella alkaliphila and encodes:
- a CDS encoding SdrD B-like domain-containing protein: MFASLAVVGSVLGAAGASTIPAQAAVGDPITGTIWQDYDSDGTYDTFEASGLLEGIEVYAYDADGNVAGPAITDASGNYSLPVTSDAGPWRVEANVPDTPEWAEWRDSVVGRAAGRSNGTTVQFIDTVPATQVDFSFQTPGAFVENNPYVYLPVFRFGGHDGVHSTEFAGAAHEYEAMSPNTTTAVPTSMQVPFGQIGATYGTAWQRAEEPGGVGTVFASAYVRRHTGLGPGGIDAVYRVTPDGGSPASPTASADLFVNLSDYGVDLGSDSDPGALPGDPNGLRPVMALDNPAYDWLRDAQAWDTVGRTGLGAMEISNDQESLFAVNLYNRSLVEVEISRDGTQVLGVTEHELDAYFPDGSDLRPHGISANPLTNEMYLTVTNTAESTGNRADLHAYVYAFDPADPTNLTEVLDFPLDYNRGLFAGLYPASYQPWTTNSAQWATFLQGQVMYSSVPIVADARYLHGDLIVGVRDLGGDLFGHLAYLAPDDDTIVVPRSLGGELLKAGSNGDGTWSIEQNGVVNGQPGAVTNQVTLNGPNGQPGKFFMDTWVNSAEHLGATLVVPSRADGIMETGIHVAEAGFQAGTRRYFQDNGTLVEPRGAAVIVGTNDIGETGKGNSLGELTAMASAAPIEIGNYVWFDNDNDGIQDPDEEPVPGATVNLYEVDADGNRTLVSTTTTDANGEYYFSSNDQDYQLQTHTDYVVGVDNPADYEPGGPLENWYPTVPDTGDPNSVDANRNDSDGLVETTEDGDFPYAGITTGGPGENDHTIDFGYANIDYEFDKRTVSGPTENPDDDGTWTVVYELVAENTGMIPGAYLLTDDLTGYGDGIEVVDTQVVSGPPEADGLLNPNWDGTTDLNVVTGEVPIAPQSTVENGSEHVYTLEVTVALTTDPETGEVTAPPENLACTDGQQAGDPTTGLFNHATMSPDNHEDLTDDECGDLPIVTLDKTVVTEPHVVDRENQPGVWEITYGLTVTNESEVPTDYDLEDALRFGTGIEIVDGSVVAANTVPGTITTRPEYDGVTDLLIVEDEPIGALESHEYTVTVQFTVNLPNPPAQPDPSDCTLAGDGGEDGTGLYNDANSSFNGYPDTDTECREVGQPTHDKTLISATPIGNGQWEIVYGIDVTNKGVQATLYDLADELHFTDQVTIVSADVTASPAEATLFDPPWNGQDQLVIAEQVPLLGTDDDGYAPHHYELTVIAEAPLQLVPGEGGEDPTACPGEGEDPTSDTAFNNTSTLTDESGLTEDDQACAPLPSIDIEKTVSAGPTANGDGTWTITYDLVASNTGAADGDYTISDQLRYGEGILVEDAQVVTTPEGVTALDTWTGQGADGDPVNVIAEDVPLAAGGVHTYQVQVVFSLDEETLTEESMTCPEPDSGENGGLANSTGIEHNDLTDDDEACLSLGEPDLDKELVSAEPVNDGQWEVVYTLTVNNLLPGETTYDLEDELLFGDTVEVDYAEVTDFPDGVSVNEDWDGLEDTLIAEDVTLPGMNDEGYAPHVYTITVVADVPPNFEVDDDGNTAAACAGEPGDNWENGGLNNGATLTTEGGDEITDTDCADLPSIHLDKTIASGPTSTGTNAYTITYELEVQNDGAAAGDYVLSDQLNYGAGITIVDVTAENTEPGDVPTLDTFTGQGEEPDAPENAITGDVTIDVDTTHTYEVTVAVTVDPATATAESVQCPDDPGAGENGGLLNLGLLDHNGHELDADACAPLDPPTPPETPGTPPPGGDDGDDDGNGDGGGGGDGGDDDLADTGNGLSVLLALAGALLIIVGGTALVVTRRRTGTGGLTG
- a CDS encoding transposase encodes the protein MAVARARWQREHDRAQARFDAYQVKAAAAAARGHRLPGTPTAAPDDHPTVMRLRQAYQDALARQAEPATPGPDTTTSAHRANLTDPDSRLLKTRNGWMQGYNCQTATSADGFIISARATQDANDVHQFVPTMNDVTATAGMLAEHTGRDDLAVGTMIGDAGYDSHANLTAPGPDRLIANATRRDLNQAAATDPATGPPPPDATTREQMDHRLRTDDGHALYARRAPMVEAPNGWLKDRRGLRRGFARRGIDAVQAELSLAAAVTNLLKIATNGITTTQLATA
- a CDS encoding Dyp-type peroxidase — its product is MSEPTEPPAPAGRTRRRDLLRGLAAAGAAAGFAGAAGLAAGRATADDGDRRAAASQEPSTPAAAGGRRDAVDATGAHQAGIARPGTPQPHGLLLVLDLVATPSPTAPYRDAVRALCARLGTAILDLTGERAAEAGLLDGPGDLTATVGLGPRVVAAFGADLPGAEPLPVFAADASVPPERTGGDLLIAVYASDPNDVHRAAAWLTERAAPDAVPRWSQRGFRAPGTDTIARNPLGFHDGVIVPRDAAEQDEHVWIADGPLAGGSICVVRRLCLDAARFTAEPVERQEAVVGRHRNDGSPLSGGGPTGEVDLLAKTPDGQYVTPARSHVRAAHPSVTGSALMLRRGYAFDDGATDAGLLFICFQRDLRTFAQTQFRLDEVDDLGEYVTPTGSATFLVLPGFDADHPLGASLP
- a CDS encoding transposase, which produces MAKGYRPVDRDQAFLLPPSMTDWLPGDHLVWFVIAAVKRMDTTAFHARARLGSVGRRGFDPDMLLTLFIYAMAHGVSSSRQIERLCGTDVAFRIICASDVPDHTVLARFRRDHGQALEDLLTASLLLATELGMVRLGTVAFDGTKIAANASMGANRSEAHLRKLARQYLGRAAATDDAEDELFGEDQRGDELPEDLTDRSRRGERISQALAEIGPVKFFV
- a CDS encoding IS256 family transposase, whose translation is MAAVLPDEAIDNLLADAESSGTPVDGVHGLLNRLTSRVLERALETEMTDHLGYEPGDPAGRGSGNSRNGRSAKTVATTAGPVNVTVPRDRNSTFAPQIVPKHSRRVGAIEDIILSLYARGLSTREIEAHLKEIYDINTSPALISKITDVVVDEITLWQNRPVDEVYPIVYVDAIRIRVRDRGSVTLKSAHLVVGVDVDGLKDVLGIWIAAEEGAKFWAHVLTQLRNRGLRDVLILCCDGLTGLPDAARSVFDKVTVQTCVVHVIRNTMRFISYGDRKKVATAMRHIYTAPGVAAAEIALKEFEQNFGQQYPGAIEVWKNAWNEFIPFLDYPAELRRIVYTTNLIESINYQLRKITKTRGHFPDDDAAMKLLFLGIRNISRKRGGASGTGTHGWKKALNFLVVEFPGRLT